A single region of the Candidatus Zixiibacteriota bacterium genome encodes:
- the trpS gene encoding tryptophan--tRNA ligase yields the protein MDTIVSGARPTGRLHLGHLHGALKNWVRLQGDYRCYFFVADWHALTTDYATPQGIEENAVEMVRDWLSVGLDPARSTLFRQSFVKEHAELHLIFSMITPVPWLERNPTYKEQIRELTGKDLSTYGFLGYPVLQAADITIYKANRVPVGVDQAPHVELTREIVRRFNQLYRPIFPEPEVLLAETQKLPGLDGRKMSKSYNNAVFLSDPPEEVDRKLSRMTTDPARVRRTDPGEPEKCPAFQLHKIYCTEDEIDYVSRGCRTAGIGCLECKKVMIKHVIDELQPIRERRAALEARPDTVRDVLADGTRAAQKKAAETMAEVREALGL from the coding sequence ATGGACACGATCGTAAGCGGCGCCCGCCCCACGGGGCGGCTGCATCTCGGCCACCTGCACGGCGCGCTGAAAAACTGGGTGCGCCTCCAGGGCGACTACCGCTGCTACTTCTTCGTCGCCGACTGGCACGCGCTGACCACCGACTACGCGACGCCCCAGGGCATCGAGGAGAACGCGGTCGAGATGGTCAGGGACTGGCTGAGCGTCGGGCTCGACCCGGCGCGGAGCACGCTGTTCCGCCAGTCTTTCGTCAAGGAGCACGCCGAGCTGCACCTCATCTTCTCGATGATCACGCCGGTGCCGTGGCTGGAGCGCAACCCGACCTACAAGGAGCAGATCAGGGAACTCACGGGAAAGGATCTTTCGACCTACGGCTTTCTCGGCTACCCGGTCCTGCAGGCGGCCGACATCACCATCTACAAGGCGAACCGGGTCCCCGTCGGCGTGGATCAGGCGCCGCACGTCGAGCTCACGCGCGAGATCGTCAGGCGCTTCAACCAGCTCTACCGCCCGATCTTCCCCGAGCCCGAGGTGCTCCTCGCCGAGACCCAGAAGCTTCCCGGCCTCGACGGCCGCAAGATGAGCAAGAGCTACAACAACGCGGTCTTCCTGTCGGACCCGCCGGAGGAAGTCGACCGGAAGCTCAGCCGGATGACGACCGACCCGGCCCGGGTACGGCGCACGGACCCCGGCGAGCCCGAGAAATGCCCCGCGTTCCAGCTCCACAAGATCTACTGCACGGAGGACGAGATCGATTACGTTTCCCGCGGCTGCCGGACCGCGGGCATCGGTTGCCTGGAGTGCAAGAAGGTGATGATCAAGCACGTGATCGACGAGCTGCAGCCGATCCGCGAGCGGCGCGCCGCGCTCGAGGCCCGGCCCGACACGGTCCGGGACGTGCTGGCCGACGGCACCCGGGCGGCGCAAAAGAAGGCGGCGGAGACCATGGCCGAGGTCCGTGAGGCGTTGGGCTTGTGA
- the moeB gene encoding molybdopterin-synthase adenylyltransferase MoeB: MAKTFQEIMAEARKEVPEVTAQQVNDLLKSNGKAPVLVDVREKDEWREGHLEGAISLPRGFLEIKVESTIPDKNTPIIAYCAGGVRSLLAAKVLKEMGYRNVSSMAGGYAAWKNAGYKWVQDFQYTPEQLIRYSRHFLLPEVGEEGQAKLLQARVLLVGAGGLGCPAAFYLAAAGVGTLGIIDNDVVDISNLQRQILHTNDRVGKPKVESAKLTLEALNPDVTVVPYQAKLTSANIMDIIKDYDIVVDGSDNFPTRYLVNDACILAKKPNVHGSIFQFEGQATVFYPGKGPCYRCLYPEPPPAEMAPSCAEAGVLGVLPGLVGVIEALETIKLILGKGDPLIGKLVCFNTLTMEINTLKLRRDPECPMCGDRPTIHELIDYEEFCSLRH; this comes from the coding sequence ATGGCCAAAACGTTCCAGGAGATCATGGCCGAGGCGCGTAAAGAAGTACCCGAGGTGACCGCGCAGCAGGTAAACGATCTCTTGAAAAGCAACGGCAAAGCCCCCGTTCTGGTTGATGTCCGCGAAAAGGACGAATGGCGGGAAGGACATCTCGAAGGGGCGATCTCCCTGCCCCGGGGCTTTCTCGAGATCAAGGTCGAATCGACCATTCCGGACAAAAACACGCCGATCATCGCCTACTGCGCGGGCGGTGTGCGCTCCCTGCTCGCCGCCAAGGTACTGAAGGAGATGGGGTACCGGAACGTCTCCTCGATGGCCGGGGGATATGCGGCGTGGAAGAACGCCGGATACAAATGGGTCCAGGATTTCCAGTACACGCCCGAGCAGCTGATCCGCTACAGCCGCCATTTCCTCCTGCCGGAAGTGGGTGAAGAGGGTCAGGCCAAGCTGCTCCAGGCCAGGGTGCTGCTGGTAGGCGCGGGCGGGCTCGGGTGTCCGGCCGCCTTTTACCTCGCTGCGGCCGGCGTAGGCACGCTGGGCATCATCGACAACGACGTCGTCGACATCTCGAACCTGCAGCGGCAGATTCTCCACACCAACGACCGCGTCGGCAAGCCGAAAGTGGAATCGGCCAAGCTCACGCTCGAGGCCTTGAACCCCGACGTGACAGTGGTCCCCTACCAGGCGAAGCTCACGTCGGCCAACATCATGGACATCATCAAGGACTACGACATCGTGGTGGACGGCTCCGACAATTTCCCGACGCGATACCTCGTCAACGACGCGTGCATTCTCGCGAAGAAGCCGAACGTCCACGGAAGCATCTTCCAGTTCGAGGGCCAGGCGACGGTCTTCTACCCGGGCAAGGGCCCCTGCTATCGCTGCCTCTATCCCGAGCCGCCGCCCGCCGAGATGGCGCCGAGCTGCGCGGAAGCGGGCGTCCTGGGCGTGCTCCCCGGACTGGTGGGCGTCATCGAGGCCCTGGAGACGATCAAGCTGATCCTCGGCAAGGGCGATCCGCTGATCGGCAAGCTCGTGTGCTTCAATACGCTCACCATGGAGATCAACACGCTGAAGCTCCGGCGCGATCCGGAATGCCCGATGTGCGGCGATCGGCCGACGATCCACGAGCTGATCGATTACGAAGAGTTCTGCAGCCTCCGCCACTGA
- the scpB gene encoding SMC-Scp complex subunit ScpB: MEREELKSILESLLFVADGPVTLQRLAEALDGVDGGAIRAALEELAAELEGGRRGIRLVEVAGGYQLRTPRVNADWVKKFLRGRPARMSRATLETLAIIAYRQPITKAEIEAIRGVDVDGVIATLLERGLIRAIARKDVPGRPFLYGTTQEFLELFNLKDLSQLPALKELEEIAPPEGVGDDVPAEPDEE; encoded by the coding sequence ATGGAACGTGAGGAGCTGAAATCGATCCTCGAGAGCCTGCTCTTCGTCGCCGACGGTCCGGTGACGCTGCAGCGGCTCGCTGAAGCGCTCGACGGCGTGGACGGCGGGGCCATCCGCGCCGCGCTCGAGGAGCTGGCCGCGGAGCTGGAAGGCGGGCGGCGCGGCATCCGCCTCGTGGAAGTCGCCGGCGGCTACCAGCTGCGCACGCCGCGAGTCAACGCCGACTGGGTCAAGAAGTTCCTTCGCGGGAGGCCCGCTCGCATGAGCCGCGCCACGCTCGAGACGCTGGCGATCATCGCCTATCGCCAGCCGATCACCAAGGCGGAGATCGAGGCGATCCGCGGCGTCGACGTGGACGGCGTGATCGCCACGCTGCTCGAGCGCGGCCTGATCCGCGCGATCGCCCGCAAGGACGTTCCCGGGCGCCCCTTCCTCTACGGCACGACGCAGGAGTTCCTGGAGCTTTTCAACCTCAAGGACCTGAGCCAGCTCCCCGCGCTCAAGGAGCTGGAGGAAATCGCCCCGCCCGAGGGAGTGGGGGACGACGTTCCCGCCGAGCCCGACGAAGAGTGA
- a CDS encoding haloacid dehalogenase type II translates to MLDFDAFEVLTFDCYGTLVDWETGLWKALQPILAGHGVRAAAEEVLALYGELESGIEGGEYREYREVLKNVLRGMGSRLGFAPDESELRRFSESVKDWPAFPDSADALHALGKKYKLAVISNIDDDLFELSAKKLQARFDWVVTARQVRSYKPSLNNFRAAFQRIGLPTSRILHVAQSLFHDIAPAKALGLSAVWVNRRRGKQGPGATPPARAHPDLEVPDLLTLARMACQRS, encoded by the coding sequence ATGCTGGATTTCGACGCTTTCGAAGTGCTGACCTTCGACTGCTACGGCACGCTGGTCGACTGGGAGACCGGCCTCTGGAAGGCGCTGCAGCCCATTCTGGCCGGGCACGGCGTCCGGGCCGCCGCCGAGGAGGTTCTCGCGCTCTACGGCGAGCTGGAGTCCGGGATCGAGGGCGGGGAATACCGGGAGTACAGGGAGGTGTTGAAGAATGTGCTCCGGGGGATGGGCTCCAGGCTGGGTTTTGCGCCCGACGAAAGCGAGCTCCGGCGCTTCTCCGAATCGGTCAAGGACTGGCCGGCGTTTCCCGACTCCGCCGACGCGCTCCACGCGCTCGGGAAAAAGTACAAGCTCGCCGTCATCTCGAACATCGACGACGACCTCTTCGAGCTCTCGGCGAAAAAGCTCCAGGCCCGGTTCGACTGGGTCGTCACCGCACGGCAGGTGCGGTCGTACAAGCCTTCGCTGAACAACTTCCGGGCGGCCTTCCAGAGAATCGGTCTGCCCACGAGCAGGATCCTCCACGTCGCGCAGAGCCTCTTCCACGACATCGCGCCCGCAAAGGCTCTCGGCCTTTCCGCCGTCTGGGTCAACCGCCGTCGCGGCAAGCAGGGCCCCGGCGCCACCCCTCCCGCCCGGGCGCACCCGGACCTCGAAGTCCCGGACCTGCTAACGCTGGCGAGAATGGCATGTCAACGGAGTTGA
- a CDS encoding segregation/condensation protein A, which yields MSTRVQLEIFEGPLDLLLHLIKKNEVSITDIPIATITEQYLAALELMQSLNLDVAGEFLVMAATLVHIKSRMLLPAGEEEPDEEEGDDPREELVRRLLEYQRFKEAADQLERREILARDVFTRAAPPVEEVGPPGFRELSVIELVAALQRVLERLPKDAVHEVVLEKITVREKMTLLLDRLRREGRLLFESCFDAAASRMEVVVTFLAMLELVKMRVIRIFQEAIAAPILIEPAAQMEAAGEEERHGT from the coding sequence GTGAGCACGCGGGTTCAGCTGGAGATTTTCGAGGGCCCCCTCGATCTGCTGCTCCACCTGATCAAGAAGAACGAAGTCAGCATCACCGACATTCCCATCGCCACGATCACCGAGCAGTATCTCGCCGCCCTCGAGCTGATGCAGAGCCTGAACCTCGACGTCGCCGGCGAGTTCCTGGTGATGGCCGCCACGCTCGTTCACATCAAATCGCGCATGCTTCTGCCGGCCGGCGAGGAGGAGCCGGACGAGGAGGAGGGCGACGACCCGCGCGAAGAGCTGGTGCGTCGGTTGCTCGAGTATCAGCGGTTCAAGGAGGCCGCGGACCAGCTCGAGCGGCGCGAGATCCTCGCTCGCGACGTCTTCACGCGCGCCGCTCCGCCCGTCGAGGAGGTCGGCCCTCCCGGCTTTCGCGAACTTTCGGTGATCGAGCTGGTGGCCGCTCTGCAGCGCGTGCTCGAGCGGCTCCCCAAGGACGCGGTGCACGAGGTGGTGCTCGAAAAGATCACCGTCCGGGAGAAGATGACGCTGCTGCTCGACCGGCTCCGGCGGGAGGGGAGGCTCCTCTTCGAGTCCTGCTTCGATGCGGCCGCCTCCCGCATGGAGGTGGTCGTGACCTTTCTCGCGATGCTCGAGCTGGTGAAGATGCGCGTCATCCGGATCTTCCAGGAGGCGATCGCGGCGCCGATCCTGATCGAGCCGGCGGCGCAAATGGAGGCAGCGGGCGAGGAAGAGCGGCATGGAACGTGA
- a CDS encoding site-2 protease family protein, with translation MVEIRLRLPTLEDTIRQIAIWALPVLAAVIFHEVAHGWVAYRFGDPTAARMGRLTLNPLAHIDPVGTILIPVLLIVAQAPFLFGYARPVPVNFFNLRNPKRDMIWVAAAGPATNLLLALACVFLLKATLPLFAGAHDSALADFFSPIVLMARNGIVINVVLAVFNMIPLPPLDGGRVLVGFLPEPHSSTLARVEPFGFLIVILLLMTHMLDRIIGPPVGFLVDFFFGLL, from the coding sequence ATGGTGGAAATCAGGCTGCGGTTGCCGACGTTGGAAGATACCATCAGACAGATCGCGATCTGGGCGCTGCCCGTGCTGGCCGCCGTCATTTTTCACGAGGTGGCGCACGGCTGGGTCGCCTATCGCTTCGGCGACCCGACGGCGGCGCGCATGGGCCGGCTGACGCTGAACCCGCTCGCCCACATCGATCCCGTCGGGACGATTCTGATCCCGGTTCTGCTGATCGTGGCGCAGGCGCCTTTCCTCTTCGGCTACGCGAGGCCCGTGCCGGTGAACTTCTTCAACCTGCGCAACCCCAAGCGGGACATGATCTGGGTCGCCGCCGCCGGCCCGGCCACCAACTTGCTGCTGGCTCTGGCGTGTGTTTTCCTGCTCAAGGCGACGCTGCCGCTGTTCGCCGGGGCGCACGATTCCGCGCTCGCCGATTTCTTCTCGCCGATCGTGCTGATGGCCCGGAACGGCATCGTCATCAACGTCGTGCTCGCCGTCTTCAACATGATTCCGCTGCCGCCGCTCGACGGCGGCCGGGTGCTGGTCGGCTTCCTGCCCGAGCCGCATTCCTCGACGCTGGCGCGGGTGGAGCCGTTCGGCTTCCTGATCGTGATCCTGCTGCTGATGACGCACATGCTCGATCGGATCATCGGGCCGCCGGTCGGTTTTCTGGTGGATTTCTTCTTCGGTCTCCTGTAG
- a CDS encoding VOC family protein — MGYRLEHVAINCKDLNESIEYFQKFLGGKPTAIRKGSAGYGFCFMTIDGAPAIQLMESNGETGVHHYGFVVDDIDHVASEFRRKGAEIVRENRDASGKLTTIFVKDCNGLQMELRTAR; from the coding sequence ATGGGTTACAGGCTCGAGCACGTGGCGATCAACTGCAAGGACCTCAACGAATCGATCGAGTACTTCCAGAAATTCCTCGGCGGCAAACCGACCGCGATCCGCAAGGGCTCGGCCGGCTACGGCTTTTGTTTCATGACCATCGACGGCGCTCCTGCGATCCAGCTCATGGAATCGAACGGCGAGACCGGCGTGCATCATTACGGTTTCGTCGTCGACGACATCGATCACGTCGCTTCCGAGTTCCGGCGCAAGGGCGCCGAGATCGTCCGCGAGAACCGCGACGCTTCCGGGAAGCTCACCACGATCTTCGTCAAGGATTGCAACGGCCTGCAGATGGAGCTCAGGACCGCTCGCTGA
- a CDS encoding pseudouridine synthase, with the protein MERLQKIIARAGLASRREAEQWILDGRVTVNGRVVRELGTRADPSKDSIKVDGKRIRPAPARLYFALHKPPGFVSSLRDPRGRPDLTALLSGLGEKQRVYPVGRLDFNSAGLLLLTNDGELAQRLAHPRYGVPKVYRVKLSACPTEEELGRLRKGIRLEDGMTAPARVRVVERLKKNAWVEIELREGRKREVRRMFAALGYFVEKLIRIRVGPVALGGLEPGAIRRLTPAEVRELRRAVGLPED; encoded by the coding sequence ATGGAGCGGCTGCAGAAGATCATCGCGCGGGCCGGGCTCGCCTCCCGCCGGGAAGCGGAGCAGTGGATCCTCGACGGGCGGGTCACCGTCAACGGGCGGGTCGTTCGCGAGCTCGGCACCCGCGCCGACCCCTCAAAGGACAGCATCAAGGTCGACGGCAAACGGATCCGGCCCGCGCCCGCCCGGCTCTATTTCGCTCTCCACAAGCCGCCCGGATTCGTCAGCTCCCTGCGCGATCCGCGCGGCAGGCCGGACCTGACCGCTCTGCTGTCCGGGCTCGGAGAAAAGCAGCGGGTCTACCCGGTGGGCCGCCTGGACTTCAACTCCGCGGGCCTGCTGCTCCTGACCAACGACGGCGAGCTGGCGCAGCGGCTGGCTCATCCCCGCTACGGCGTGCCCAAGGTCTATCGGGTCAAGCTCAGCGCCTGCCCGACCGAAGAGGAGCTGGGACGGCTGCGGAAAGGTATCCGCCTGGAGGACGGCATGACGGCGCCGGCGCGGGTCCGTGTGGTCGAACGGCTGAAGAAGAACGCATGGGTGGAGATCGAGCTGCGCGAAGGCCGGAAGCGCGAGGTGCGGCGCATGTTCGCCGCGCTCGGCTATTTCGTCGAGAAGCTGATCAGGATTCGCGTCGGCCCGGTCGCCCTCGGAGGGCTCGAGCCGGGCGCGATACGCCGGCTTACTCCCGCAGAGGTGCGCGAGCTGCGAAGGGCGGTAGGCCTCCCGGAGGATTAG